A stretch of the Alnus glutinosa chromosome 6, dhAlnGlut1.1, whole genome shotgun sequence genome encodes the following:
- the LOC133871545 gene encoding uncharacterized protein LOC133871545 has translation MDGPGTSSSNFDAVNMVDIMDDEPNLDNMDDDEDENDGPRYTQEVLEQLENSFHRLFSVLQELNYTMQHMDRVVRILQRTSSLTGAMWIHWVLSNPNPNTCYERFRMFSPTFMKLCCTLKHNGYLRSSRYVKITEQVAAICLIVAQAQSQRTVCDKLQRSTATISKYCHRVCRALCRLGKTIIQPCSTDIPHPYVASDTRFYPWFKYCIGAIDGTHLMARVTNHSDVPFRGKSLTPTQNVMCVTNLDLCFTFVYSGWEGSAHDARIFTETINDPTMNFPTPDEGYYYLVDSAYGCYKGFLPPYRNERYHLETFRRGRPQPRTDKELFNYQHSSLRSTVERTFGILKNRFPILENMSPYEVPDQRLLVIACCTIHNFIRKDCGDIDPLFRHALQQLYGEAWIDVSQRVNMPGETHVTPGLRPDQSRSSATYMGAYRNTMKNSMWEWNNVT, from the exons ATGGATGGCCCTGGTACATCGAGCTCGAACTTCGACGCTGTAAACATGGTAGATATTATGGATGACGAACCCAATTTGGATAACATGGATGACGATGAAGATGAAAACGATGGGCCAAGGTACACACAAGAGGTCCTTGAACAGTTAGAGAACTCATTTCATAGACTGTTCAGTGTGCTTCAAGAATTGAATTATACGATGCAACACATGGACCGAGTTGTGCGCATTCTACAACGCACGTCTTCCTTGACGGGCGCAATGTGGATCCATTGGGTTTTGAGCAATCCTAACCCGAATACATGCTATGAGCGCTTCAGAATGTTTTCCCCCACATTCATGAAACTATGTTGCACCTTAAAACATAATGGTTATCTCAGAAGTAGCCGCTATGTTAAAATCACTGAGCAAGTAGCAGCCATTTGCCTAATAGTTGCACAGGCACAGTCACAGAGGACGGTGTGTGATAAGCTGCAGCGATCAACTGCCACAATTAGCAAATATTGTCATCGCGTATGCAGGGCACTTTGCAGGTTGGGAAAGACAATCATACAACCTTGTAGCACCGATATTCCTCATCCTTACGTCGCCAGTGATACTAGATTTTACCCGTGGTTTAAG TATTGTATAGGTGCTATCGATGGCACGCATCTGATGGCGCGCGTGACGAATCACAGTGATGTCCCTTTTCGAGGCAAAAGCTTAACTCCGACACAAAATGTGATGTGCGTGACGAACTTAGACCTTTGTTTCACGTTTGTCTACAGTGGTTGGGAGGGTAGCGCACACGATGCAAGAATTTTCACTGAGACAATAAACGATCCAACCATGAACTTCCCAACGCCAGACGAAG GATACTATTATTTAGTGGATTCAGCTTATGGTTGCTACAAGGGGTTCTTACCTCCATATCGGAACGAAAGATATCACTTGGAAACCTTTCGCCGGGGCCGACCCCAACCCAGGACTGATAAAGAGTTGTTTAACTACCAACATTCATCATTGCGATCGACGGTGGAGCGTACATTTGGGATTTTGAAGAATCGGTTCCCAATTTTGGAAAATATGTCCCCGTACGAGGTACCAGACCAACGATTACTTGTGATTGCATGTTGTACTATACACAACTTCATCCGCAAGGACTGTGGGGATATTGATCCATTATTCAGACACGCTTTACAACAGCTATACGGTGAAGCTTGGATTGATGTATCACAGCGGGTTAATATGCCAGGTGAAACGCATGTAACACCTGGACTACGACCGGATCAATCACGGTCGAGTGCAACGTACATGGGGGCATATCGGAATACAATGAAAAATAGCATGTGGGAGTGGAACAATGTGACATAA